The DNA region TCCCCACGCTCCACAGCGCCGCTGGCTGAAAAGACCATTTCTAACACAACACTGCTCTCTGCGCTCCAGAAGTGAACTGACATAAGCAAGGTTTGTTCTGTTAATCTATCGTTTTAAGCTATGCATCTGTTAAGCTATAGCATTATTAAACATATGCTTGCAACTTTCTGCAGGTGGCCGTCGCACTACTAGCCAACTGGGTGAAGCCTGCTTGCTAGCTAGTTGCTACAGATTAAAACACTGCAGGAGTGATCACTACTCAATACTCATCTCGGGCATTGTTTACTTGCTTCAATTCGCAAACTCTAACATGGTGCTGCCCTTTCAGCTCATCTTTTCTTGGAACCGCACTTGGGCATGGCTACCTCCTCTAGGCACCCTGCGTGACCGTGGAGTGAGTGACATGATGGACTGGTGGCTTCAAATGGGAAAGGCGCTTTTGCATGCTGTGTGTTAGTCCTTTTTAACACACAATTTGTCTGGTTCAGCACCCTTTTTCTTCTGCTAACACGCTAGATCATTAGCATCTAAAAAACACTAGATTACAAGCTTTGCTAGGGCAATTAGGGTAGGGGCATACCTCATGTCTGAGGAGGGGAGGAGGATGGAGGAACAGGTGGAACGGCAATGGCCGCTGGACCACCTTGCCTGCCCGGGTCCCCCATGGAGCTCTGACCAGAGAGTCCCGGTCCTTGATCCGAATCATGCATGGTGATGAACACTGAATGGTCCATGCCCCCGCCCTCCGATCCATGAGGAATTTGTACACCATGAAGGGTATCAAAATGTTCCTGGACTGCTTCTTGCACCATCATGGTCTTCTCACACTAAAAGCAGTCAAATTAGAGTCAATTGGCGTGCACTGAGAAGAAAATCTTGATCACTTGGGCCTTGGCTAATGCTGCACGTCATGCCCTGGCCCCATATGTCTTATTAACACAAAGCATCCAACGATCTGGGTTTGACATATTAACAGCTTCGAGCTGAAAGAGCATGGCAGTAAAAAACCTCTTTGTTCTGTCACTTGGATCATAATAGTGTACATTGGAGCTTCCCCCTGCTGTACCTACCAAACCCTAACTTCGAAATGAAAAACAGGTGCGGCGATAGAGAAAAGGACTGTCCGGTGTAAATGATTTAAAGCTTTTGTTGACGCCTTGTTGTATACACATTGAAAGAATAGAGGTCCACTGACGTATTGCTGTCGTCCAAAAGCTTATCTTCACCGTACATCCGGCTCCAAAAGCTTGCATTCATCACGCTTTTTACCGCAAACACCTTTACAGTAATTTTCTATTACAGCCGAATGATTACGCAAAGGCGCATGTAATTTAGGTGGTGGCCCATTTCTTAACCCGCAGCCTGTTTCCCTCTTGTTCCTGAACCGCTGCAGGAAGAACAGGGGCCACAGTGATGTGTGCTTTTATCGTTCGGCATGCCTAGTTAAAAATACGGCCACTGTGAAAGGAATCTTACATCATTCGTGTCTTGTCCCCTGCTGCTTTTTTTCTTCAGAGAGttcagagagagggaggaggatgAGCTGCATGCTCTCTTGCTCTGCTTGCGGAGTGGAGATGGATGTGTATAAAAGGGAAAGCCTGTGGGCTTTGGAGCCATACAATGATCAGGAACTGAGAGTGGCAAGAGCCAAGGAGTAGTTAGAGCTCAGTAGGATACAGTTAGTGAGTCACTTCTCTGACATCAAGCAGTTACGCTGGGTGAGGAATAAGCTCCTTCCTTTGGATTCCTTTCTGATTTGCTCATCAATTTTCAATGCCCTGTTCAATCATTTTTAAGCTTAGGAGTTGAGTTTGGCATGATGTTTTTATCCCTTTTCAGGCTTACCTAGCCTTCTCATTTGTAGTAAGCATATTTTGGATCAAGACATTCTGATAACAATCACACCTCTTTCAgtcttctattttcagaaagcTATCAGACATATTGTAGCCTTAGACTGCTGTTCAGTTTTTCTCTCCGTCGACCTTACTTTCTTTCCTCTGCATGTAGTGCTGCACTCAGTTCAAAGGCTTTCATTCTTACAGTTGCACAGTACTCACTTCTTGTCTGAATTCGGTTCAGGTTGGAAGAGAGAGATAGAGTAGAAGCGCACAATTCCACAATGCCCATGGAGCAAGTATTCAGGCACTGCGACAAAGATACGCTGAAGATGGCCATGCTGAAGCACGAACAGACTTTCAGACAGCAAGTAAGCACAAAGGCTTCATTCTCTCGAGCTTTCCAATTTGCTTATTGAGGACAATGCACTGATCAACATCTTGTCCCCTAACGTTGCAGGTTCACGAGCTCCATCGCTTATACAGGATCCAGAAACTTCTGATGCGAGACCTCAAGAGGGAGCTCAAGAGCCAGAGGAACCTGTCGACCTCCCCGAACGGCGGCTCCACCGAGCACAGCAGAGGCGCGCTCGGCATGTGCGCCTACGAGCACCGCTACGCCGCTCGCGGTCCTGGCGGCTACGTAGCAGTAACGACACCAACGCCCCGCACGGCGCTCAGCTTCGACGTTGTGGCGCCGGCCGTCGAGTACGTGCggagcgcggaggaggaggacgacgacgaggcggaggaggagaccGACGACGACGCGGAGCTGGAGCTCACGCTggccgtgggcggcggcggggccaaGAAGAGGTACGGCGAGTACCCGTCCGGCGGGGAGAGcctctcgtcgtcgtcgacggAATCCGACGTGCtcaccgcctccgcccgcgaGTGGCGCCAGGCGCGCGGCACGCCGTACCACCAAAAGAGGAGGCCGGGCGCCGGGCTGGACGTGGTGCAGGCGGTGGAGGACGGCGTCGGGAtgcaggcgccgccgccgctgctgttcCACTGGCTCAGCCTCAAGATGGCATGACGCTACGAGAGGGGAATCAAAGAACGCATGTGTTGATTGCTGCGCCTAGTGTCAGGGTGTTGACTTGATACTGTTCTTCAGTTGAATGCTGCGTGGTCAGATCAAGTCTAGAAATCAATAATTGACTAGTCGTTCAGGAGGATGTAGGAGACACTTTCCAAAACGTAAGGAGACTGTAGGGACTTGCTTTTCAGATTAAGCTACGAGTGTGACTACCTTACTGCAAGTGCTTCTGGTCTTGTTGACGACAGTCAACAATACAAGGCGGCGAGAATGCAAGAGAATTCGGTAAAAACAATTGGACCTTGTGTGCTGCAAATTTCAGTGTGATGTTAATCGAATGGCTGATCCAAACCTGTGTACCCTGAAAGCTTCATCACATACAGATCAAAGCATGTGAAACATTGCTGCACGCCAACTCCTCGTATGTTCAGTTCACTGATgggcttccttttcttctcttgcTTGTGCTTCTTTATCGTCCCACATTCTTTCGTCTCCGACTCCGATTGCTACTCACCGTCGCGATAAATCGACATGCAAAATATGACATGCCATTGTAGGCGGGGCTTCCTTGCAGAGGAGCTGCAATCTGTACTAATCAATTAAATCCATTTGATTACTGCAAATAAAGAAAAGAAGACAAATGAACTGAACGGATACTCGCCTGCTTTGGGCCTTGGGCGGCTAGGACCGGCAGTTGCAGAGTCAGAATCGTCGGTGTGGTGCACGAGAACTGCGGGGCGTGCGGGAATTTGACTCCAGATACCGCTAGTTTTGGGCGAGAATAAATATTAGGAGTTGATTTTGGGATGTTGGAGCCTGTTCTATCCAAAATTCAGTTTCTAGAATGAATTTTGGGCACTCTTGAAGATGCGTCCTTGTATGAAAGCGTCACAGCAACAAGGCCCACGAAAGGGGAAAGTGGGGGCCCCACGTCAGCGAACAAATCTACCTGTCGCCGACGAAAAGCCAGCAGATTCCAGCGCCCGCCCGTCCCCCTCCTCTCACCCAGTCATCTCTATCTCCCCACACTTAAATTAAACAAACACAGCCCGACGAGAGATTCCGCCTCCACCTCGCCTCTCCCCCCTTCCGCCCGCCGAAACCCTAGCCCGTcacgcctcgccgccggcgatggccgCCGCATGATCGGTGCGCCGCCTTGGTACCGCCTGCCGACCGGCATCGccaagcccgccgccgccgcggccgtcgtCGTCGCTGCGCTCGCGTCCTCCTTCCTCGCCctgccgcgcccgcgcgccgcctcggtCGCCGCGGGATCCGGGCTCGTCATGTCGAAGGCGAGGGTCTACGCCGACATCAACGTCGTGCGCCCCAAGGAGTACTGGGACTACGAGGCGCTCACCGTCCAATGGGGGTAAGGCGCTAACGTCACGTCACGTCCTAATTCCACTTGACGCAGCTTGCACGTTCGCGGTTGAGCATGTGATCCGTATGTATCGCCGCTGGGATCGTTAGTACTGGGTGGCCTGCTTGGCTGCTTTTGGACTTCATCATGTGTTTGTCTGCATCAGAGGGGGGAGTTCCTCTTCACTACAAGGCATGGTTGAGCTGCATGATCTGTTTATCTGGTTTAGCAGGGTACAGATAGGGCTGTATGAAAATTTAGAAGGGGCAGAAGATTGAAATGGCAACAAATGTTGAGGCAATACCACAATAGAACCTTTATTTTTTTTGTAGACTAAAAAATACCCAACCTTCTTATAGCTGCATCATTTATCCAATTTTTTCACTAATCACTATTGACCATGTACCAACGTGCATTGTTTATCTCTATCAGGACAATTTAATTCCTTTGGCTATTTTTTCTGGTTGGTTGAGGTGCATATTACCTTTAGTCATTGTAGTAATGTCTTACTATTATCGAATTCTTTTTTGTTGATCTGCCATAGCTAACCTTTTGGTGGCTTCCAGTATAAGTGGATCACCCTTTTCTTAACTAAGTCCTAGCGTTTAAAGAAACAGAGGCCAAATTTTGTTGGATCTCAATTTCGGTCTTAGGATGAAGCTAAAAATAGATCGTTTTGTTTGAAAATTAAAATTAGTGTATATTAAATGTTACTCTCATCTTTCTTGGTATTTGTCTGAGTTTAAACAATTTTCTTTTATATTAAGTCACATCTGAACTTTTCATCTGATTGAGAATCTGAGTTATGAGGATGGCCACACATCCAATTTATGCTGCAACACCTTATGTAACTACGAAAGGCATGTAGCTCATTTTCCCATCCATACTGGAAATCATATATGCCATGGCACCGAGTTGGTAGTTGATACTTGGTGGAATGCACTTTATTACTTAGTGACACCTGCGAAAGTACACAGTTTTTTCTCTTTATGCAGGCCTTCTGAAGTATGTTGTCAGTTATTTTTTTCTATGCTGTTTTTAGTTGGTAGTTGATACTTAGTGGAATGCACTTTATTGCTTACTGACACCTGAGAAAGCACACAGTTTTTTCTCTTGATGCAGACCTTCTGAAGTATGTTATCAGTTATTTTTTTTAATATGCTGTTTTCCTAGTCGGCGGTGAATTTTTAACAAGATGTCTTGATAAAAAACAACTGTGGCTACTTTGCTTTCTGTCTTGTCTCTTCTTTGGAAAGCTATAGACTATAGAGAAAAAGCAATTGCGTTTTCAGTACTTCATCACAACAATTTTAGTATAATTCATGTTTTCTATTTTTGAATGCAAATCTAAGTTTTTCCTTCGAATCTGCCCTTTTGGTTTGTTTACTTCTTTTTATTGATATTTCTCAAGCACAAAGAAGTATGTTACACCTTTTTGTATTTATATGGAGATAATGCTTTCCTAACTATTATGATGTCTCTTACCAGTGAGCAGGATGACTACGAAGTTGTCAGGAAAGTTGGAAGAGGTAAATATAGTGAGGTCTTTGAAGGCATCAATGTTAACAATAATGAGAAATGCATCATTAAGATCCTTAAGCCTGTCAAGAAAAAGAAGGTAATAAAGGAATATGTTGGCCATTCTCATAACATTTTTGTTCCATGTTCCCCCTTTTATGATAGGAGCTGAGTGCCCGAGCATTACTAACTAAATAGTCATATATATGCTGTATCTTTTAACATACCTTTCATATGTTTATGCAGATCAAAAGGGAGATCAAAATACTTCAGAATCTCTGTGGAGGTCCAAACATTATTAAACTGCTTGATATTGTCAGAGATCAGCATTCAAAGACCCCCAGCTTGATCTTTGAATATGTCAACAACACAGACTTCAAAGTTTTGTACCCCACATTGACAGATTATGACATCCGTTACTATATATACGAGCTACTCAAGGTTGCCATTAATATTTAACACATTGCACTTTAGATCTTACAATATTGTTCAAGATAGATACTTCCAGTTAGTTGCTTATTTACTTAAGTCCTACAAGACACAATTTCCTGGTACTATTTCGTAGTTTGATTATGTCACTCTGATTGCTTGAAATGCTTCCTCTACTCAGTTAGATACTTGTATGTGTTTCTGCCCTTGGATTTTTGAAAATACCATTTTACCAATTCATAATATTTATTGAAGTGCTGTTGTAAAAAATTAAATCATTGATGGGCATGGATTCATGTAATCTGGTTGATTATTTCTTGTTTTTAATGTTGCCAACTGaactttttttaagaaaaatattttgcacttttatatttcaacacCCACTTATTTGAAATATGAAGTGAGAGCACTGATGTGCCTCCTATGTTGAAGTGAACCCACTTATTTTCAACACCCACCTGTCTGCCCTTATTTCAATCTGTAATTTTTAATTCCAGGCTCTAGATTACTGCCATTCTCAAGGCATTATGCATCGAGATGTCAAGCCCCACAATGTAATGATAGACCATGAGCTTCGAAAACTTCGCTTGATAGACTGGGGCTTGGCTGAGttctatcatccaggcaaggaaTATAATGTCCGTGTTGCATCAAGGTAGGTGAAGAAATGAGCGAACATCTTGTTTACGTATGCTATCATATTCACAATTATATTGAATTCCATCCTTCTAATCATGTGCATTTTGTAAACATTGCAAGTTAAGAGCAGGACATGTTCACTTTGCTTTTTTTGTTGAATCTCCTGTTGACTCTTGAGTCTGTAAGCAGCATATGAACAAGTGATTCAATTGATTTGGCGTTCACTATATGTTTTGGTAGTGCTGAAATTTAAGCAAAAAAATCAATGAATCTTATCGAAATATAAGCAAATCAAGTGGATGCCATAAATGGCCATAGTTACTATGTATACTTTTATAGTAGCATCATATCAGTTAGCAAATCTCATCTAATTTTCACTAACAGTTCATGCTTTCTCTTTGACGTCTCACTTGGGCGTATTTTTTGTATCACATCGATTCAGGTATTTCAAGGGACCTGAACTTCTTGTTGATTTACAAGATTATGATTATTCTTTGGACATGTGGAGTCTTGGTTGCATGTTTGCTGGAATGGTATGTATGGCTATAAAAATGGTTTCCATAGGTTAATACTATATCTTGGACACAATGGGCATTGGCAATTAGTTAGTGACTGATAACTCAGCTTTTATATATGTGTCCTGATTGATGGCTGCAGATATTTCGCAAGGAACCGTTCTTCTATGGCCATGACAATCATGACCAACTTGTGAAGATTGCAAAGGTAAGCGCAAGTTTGATTCTTCATCCCACATGTCTCTGGGATAAAGTATTTGGACCTTTTGGTATTATAAGTGCTTCTCCA from Panicum hallii strain FIL2 chromosome 9, PHallii_v3.1, whole genome shotgun sequence includes:
- the LOC112877144 gene encoding uncharacterized protein LOC112877144 — encoded protein: MPMEQVFRHCDKDTLKMAMLKHEQTFRQQVHELHRLYRIQKLLMRDLKRELKSQRNLSTSPNGGSTEHSRGALGMCAYEHRYAARGPGGYVAVTTPTPRTALSFDVVAPAVEYVRSAEEEDDDEAEEETDDDAELELTLAVGGGGAKKRYGEYPSGGESLSSSSTESDVLTASAREWRQARGTPYHQKRRPGAGLDVVQAVEDGVGMQAPPPLLFHWLSLKMA
- the LOC112878212 gene encoding casein kinase II subunit alpha-2, whose translation is MIGAPPWYRLPTGIAKPAAAAAVVVAALASSFLALPRPRAASVAAGSGLVMSKARVYADINVVRPKEYWDYEALTVQWGEQDDYEVVRKVGRGKYSEVFEGINVNNNEKCIIKILKPVKKKKIKREIKILQNLCGGPNIIKLLDIVRDQHSKTPSLIFEYVNNTDFKVLYPTLTDYDIRYYIYELLKALDYCHSQGIMHRDVKPHNVMIDHELRKLRLIDWGLAEFYHPGKEYNVRVASRYFKGPELLVDLQDYDYSLDMWSLGCMFAGMIFRKEPFFYGHDNHDQLVKIAKVLGTDGLNAYLNKYHIELDPQLEALVGRHSRKPWSKFINADNQHLVSPEAIDFLDKLLRYDHQDRLTAREAMAHPYFVQVRAAENSRTRPQ